In a single window of the Anaerotruncus rubiinfantis genome:
- the proB gene encoding glutamate 5-kinase, with protein sequence MDRNFQNVRRVVVKVGSSTLTHESGLLNIRRVEQLVKVLADLKNSGKQIILVSSGAMAVGVGKLGLAKKPGDMPGKQAVAAVGQCELMYIYDKHFSEYNHVTGQILLTRDVVDDGVRKQNVQNTFNRLIDMGAIPIVNENDSVCTEEIEYGGTFGDNDTLSAIVAVLANAELLVVLSDIDGLYDANPRTNPGAKLIPEVDVITPEIEAAAAGAGSARGTGGMITKVHAAQIATEKGIGMVIMNGQNPKRLYDLFENKAIGTYFVPRKA encoded by the coding sequence ATGGATCGTAATTTTCAAAATGTCAGACGGGTGGTTGTAAAGGTGGGTTCCTCCACACTGACCCATGAGAGCGGGCTTCTCAATATCCGCCGGGTCGAACAGCTTGTGAAGGTGCTTGCCGACCTCAAAAACAGCGGAAAACAGATCATCCTGGTCAGTTCCGGCGCGATGGCCGTCGGCGTGGGCAAGCTGGGGCTTGCGAAAAAACCGGGCGACATGCCCGGCAAGCAGGCGGTCGCCGCTGTCGGCCAGTGCGAGCTGATGTACATATACGACAAACATTTTTCGGAATATAACCATGTGACCGGCCAGATCCTGCTCACGCGGGACGTGGTGGACGACGGGGTACGCAAGCAGAACGTCCAGAACACCTTCAACCGCCTGATCGACATGGGCGCAATCCCGATTGTGAATGAAAACGACTCGGTCTGCACCGAGGAGATCGAATACGGCGGGACCTTTGGGGACAACGATACCCTGTCCGCCATCGTCGCGGTACTTGCGAACGCGGAACTGCTGGTGGTTTTGAGCGACATCGACGGACTTTACGACGCGAATCCCCGTACCAACCCGGGCGCGAAGCTGATCCCGGAGGTGGACGTGATCACCCCGGAGATCGAAGCGGCGGCGGCGGGCGCGGGCAGTGCGCGCGGCACCGGCGGCATGATCACCAAGGTGCACGCGGCGCAAATTGCAACCGAAAAGGGGATCGGCATGGTCATCATGAATGGCCAGAACCCGAAACGGCTGTACGACCTGTTTGAAAACAAGGCGATCGGGACTTACTTTGTGCCCCGGAAAGCCTGA
- a CDS encoding glutamate-5-semialdehyde dehydrogenase → MNSLTELGKRAKAASRILSCVTTAQKNRALSAIADTLCARTQEVIAANEKDLTAAQENGMTQSLQDRLRLTEDRIAGIAKAVLEIVGQEDPIGRVTGGGSRPNGLKIEKVTVPLGVVGMIYEARPNVTVDAAALCLKSSNVCILRGGKEAIHSNTMLVELMREAVQSAGLPADCILLVTDTTRQSAADLMTLDGYIDVLFPRGGKGLIQSVVKNASVPVIETGAGNCHIFVDASADLEMAVRVCDNAKTSRPSVCNAVETVLVHREIAPLFLPKLKEALDEHRVELRGCARTAALIPGVVPASEEDYATEYDDYILALRVVDTLDEAIEHIQAYSTGHSEAILTNDYRNAQAFTARIDSAAVYVNASTRFTDGGEFGFGAEIGISTQKLHARGPMGLEALCSCKYIVTGDGQTR, encoded by the coding sequence ATGAACAGTCTGACAGAGCTTGGCAAACGCGCAAAAGCCGCGTCGCGCATACTTTCCTGTGTGACGACCGCGCAGAAGAACCGGGCGCTTTCCGCCATAGCGGACACGCTTTGCGCGCGGACGCAGGAGGTCATCGCCGCCAATGAAAAGGATCTCACCGCGGCACAGGAAAACGGTATGACCCAGTCGCTGCAGGACCGCCTGCGGCTGACTGAGGACCGGATCGCGGGAATTGCAAAGGCCGTGCTGGAGATTGTGGGACAGGAGGACCCGATCGGCCGGGTGACCGGCGGCGGCAGCCGTCCGAACGGCCTTAAGATCGAAAAGGTTACGGTGCCGCTCGGCGTGGTGGGCATGATCTATGAGGCGCGCCCGAATGTGACGGTTGACGCGGCCGCGCTCTGCCTCAAATCCTCAAACGTCTGCATCCTGCGCGGCGGCAAGGAAGCGATTCATTCCAACACCATGCTGGTGGAGCTGATGCGCGAAGCGGTACAGTCCGCGGGGCTTCCCGCCGACTGCATCCTGCTGGTGACCGATACCACCCGCCAGTCGGCTGCCGACCTGATGACGCTCGATGGATATATCGACGTGCTTTTCCCGCGCGGCGGCAAGGGACTCATCCAGAGCGTGGTGAAAAACGCCAGCGTCCCGGTCATCGAGACCGGCGCGGGCAACTGCCACATCTTTGTGGATGCCTCTGCCGACCTCGAGATGGCGGTACGGGTCTGCGACAATGCAAAGACCTCCCGTCCTTCGGTCTGCAACGCGGTCGAGACGGTGCTGGTCCACCGCGAGATCGCGCCGCTGTTTCTGCCGAAGCTGAAAGAGGCGCTTGACGAACATCGTGTGGAGCTGCGCGGCTGTGCGCGCACAGCCGCTCTCATTCCCGGCGTTGTCCCGGCCAGCGAGGAGGACTACGCCACCGAATACGACGACTATATCCTTGCTTTGCGGGTGGTCGATACGCTCGATGAGGCGATCGAACATATCCAAGCCTATTCGACCGGCCATTCGGAAGCGATTCTCACAAATGATTACCGCAATGCGCAGGCCTTCACCGCACGGATTGATTCGGCTGCGGTTTATGTCAACGCGTCCACCCGTTTTACCGACGGCGGGGAATTCGGCTTCGGCGCGGAGATCGGCATCTCCACCCAGAAACTGCACGCGCGCGGCCCGATGGGCCTTGAGGCGCTCTGCTCCTGCAAATACATTGTGACCGGAGACGGCCAAACCAGATAA
- a CDS encoding hemolysin family protein, with amino-acid sequence MDSTSGILYIALMVLLCFSAFFSASETAYSSLNKIRMKNYAQEGNKKAQRALKVADDFDRLLSTILVGNNVVNMTCASVATVLATSLFGASGAAIATAVMTVLVLIFGEILPKTLAKENSESIAMKTGGLLWFFIRLLTPVVFIFVKIKEFALRMLKGTDAQPSVTEEELKYIVESIEQEGVLEESESELVQSALEFDEISVQEILTPRVDLVTIDVEDPLEEALRTVLEAHFSRIPVYRGTVDNIIGVLQVRDLLKAVVTGEETRVAHLLTDCVYVHKTMKISALLAELKAKKLHLAVVTDDYGGTMGIVTMEDVLEQLVGDIWDESDEVVPDLVKTGDNTYVVSGDMNVFSLLEDLDEDARDFDSDYNTVGGWAMEMLGHIPEVGEKYQYKDLVITILVVEEQRILSLRVERIPTLQDMENEIKGR; translated from the coding sequence TTGGACAGTACAAGCGGTATCCTTTATATCGCGCTGATGGTCCTGCTTTGCTTTTCAGCGTTTTTCTCGGCCAGTGAAACGGCCTATTCTTCGCTCAACAAGATCCGCATGAAAAATTACGCGCAGGAGGGCAACAAAAAGGCACAGCGCGCATTGAAGGTCGCGGACGATTTTGACCGTCTGCTATCCACCATCCTCGTGGGCAACAACGTGGTCAACATGACCTGCGCATCGGTGGCGACAGTGCTGGCTACCAGCCTGTTCGGCGCGTCGGGCGCGGCGATCGCAACCGCTGTCATGACCGTGCTGGTGCTGATCTTCGGGGAAATCCTGCCAAAAACGCTGGCCAAGGAAAACAGCGAATCGATTGCAATGAAGACGGGCGGGCTGCTCTGGTTTTTCATCAGGCTGCTCACGCCGGTCGTATTCATCTTCGTCAAGATCAAGGAATTCGCTCTGCGCATGCTCAAAGGTACCGACGCGCAGCCGTCGGTGACCGAGGAGGAACTCAAATACATTGTCGAATCGATCGAACAGGAAGGCGTGCTGGAAGAATCCGAAAGCGAGCTGGTCCAGTCGGCGCTTGAATTCGACGAGATCAGCGTCCAGGAGATTCTCACCCCACGCGTTGACCTGGTGACCATCGATGTGGAGGACCCGCTCGAAGAGGCGCTGCGTACGGTGCTGGAGGCGCATTTCTCCCGTATCCCGGTCTACCGTGGGACGGTGGACAACATTATTGGCGTTTTGCAGGTGCGCGACCTGCTCAAGGCGGTGGTCACCGGGGAGGAGACCCGCGTGGCGCACCTGCTGACCGACTGCGTCTATGTGCATAAGACAATGAAGATTTCCGCGCTCTTGGCCGAACTCAAGGCAAAGAAACTGCATCTGGCAGTCGTAACCGACGACTATGGCGGCACAATGGGCATCGTCACGATGGAGGATGTGCTCGAGCAGCTTGTCGGCGACATCTGGGACGAAAGCGACGAAGTGGTGCCCGATCTGGTCAAGACGGGCGATAACACCTATGTTGTGAGCGGCGATATGAATGTCTTTTCTCTGCTGGAGGATCTGGACGAAGATGCCAGGGATTTTGACAGCGATTATAACACCGTGGGCGGCTGGGCGATGGAAATGCTTGGCCACATCCCCGAGGTGGGTGAAAAGTACCAGTATAAAGATCTGGTAATCACCATCCTGGTGGTCGAGGAGCAGCGGATTCTTTCCCTGCGGGTGGAACGCATCCCGACTCTGCAGGATATGGAAAACGAAATAAAGGGACGATAG